The Pseudonocardia broussonetiae DNA segment TGGTCGAGCACCGCGATCTCCCCCGCCTTCACCCGGCGCAGGAGGGCGTCGGTGCGGCGGTCGACGCGGGCGATCCCGGAGATCCCGGGCAGCTCGGGGCGAGTGCGGTGCAGCAGGCCGGACAACTTCATGCACGCACTGTGACACCGGGTGGACCGAGGGCCAGGAAGGCACGCCGGACCGTCACCCCAGCGTCACCGTGTCCGTTTCGCGGCCCCCTTGCGCGCCGCACCGCGCTTCGCCGCCGGGGCGCGGTCGGCCTCGCGGTGGGCGCGGGCCGCGCCGAGCAGCTCCTCGGCGTGGGCGCGGCCGGTGTCGGTGTCGTCGAGCCCGGCGAGCATCCGGGCCAGCTCGACGATCCGGTCGCCCTCGGCCAGCGTGCGCACCCGGCTGCGCGCGCGGTCGGTTCCCGCGCCCGTGGGCACCGACTTGTCGACGACGAGGTGCCGGTCGGCGTAGGCCGCCACCTGGGGCAGGTGCGTCACCACGATCACCTGGTGGCGCGCGGCGAGGCGGGCCAGGCGACGCCCGATCTCCACCGCGGCGCGCCCGCCGACCCCGGCGTCGACCTCGTCGAACACCATCGTCGGCACCGGGTCGGCCCCGGCCAGCGCCACCTCCAGCGCCAGCATCACCCGCGACAGCTCGCCGCCGGACGCCCCCTTGTGCAGCGGCTGCGGCGTGGCCCCGCCGTGCGCCACCAGCCGCAGCTCCACGTCGTCGACGCCGGTGGTGCCGGCCGTGAGCCGCAGCCCGCCGACCGTGAGCGCGTCGGGGGCGTCGGGCCCGGCCGGGCGCGGCCGCACGTCGACCAGCAGCCGGGCGTCGGCCATCGCGAGCCCGCCCAGCTCCGCGGTGGTGCCGGCGGCCAGGCGCTCCGCGGCCTCGACCCGCGCGGCCGTGACCTCCTCGGCGTGCCCGGCCAGCTCCTCGGCGAGCGCGTCGCGGCGCTCGGCGAGCAGGCCGAGCGTCTCCTCGGAGGTGTCGAGCCCGTCGAGGCGCCCGCGGGCCTCCTCGGCCCAGGCGAGCACGCCGTCGACGTCGGCGGCGTACTTGCGCGTGAGCGCCTTGAGCTCGGCCTGCCGCGACAGCACCGCCGCGAGCCGCTCGGGGTCGGCGTCGAGCCGGCCCAGGTAGTCGGTGAGCTCGGCCCCCACGTCGGCGAGCAGGGCCAGCACCTCCCCCAGCCGGGCGTCGAGCGCGGCGAGCTCGTCGTCGCCCGACCCGGCGAGGCGGTGGCGCGCGTCGCCGATCAGCGCGAGCGCCGCGGGCGCGTCCGGGTCGCCCTCCTCCGCCCCGACGAGCGCGACCTGCGCGAGGACGGCCACCTCGCGCAGCTCGTCGGCCGCGGCGAGGCGGCGGGCCTGGGCCTGGAGCTCGGAGTCCTCCCCCGGCTGCGGGTCGACGGCGCCGATCTCGGTGAGCCCGTGGCGCAGCAGGTCGGCCTCCTGCGCCATCCGCCGGGCGCCGTCGCGCCGCTCCACCAGCTCGGCGGCCACCTTCTGCCACTCCGCCCGCACCGACCGGTAGCGCGCGAGCGGGCCCGCGACCGCGTCGCCGGCGAACCGGTCGAGCAGGGCGCGCTGCTCGGCCGGGCGCAGCAGCCGCAGCTGGTCGTTCTGGCCGTGCACCGCCAGCGTGGCCTCGGCCAGCCGCGAGAGCACCCCGACCGGCACCGACCGCCCGCCCAGGTGCGCCCGCGACCGCCCGTCGGCCCCCACCGTGCGGACCGCGATCAGCGTGCCGTCCTCGTCGGCGTCGGCCCCCACCTCGTCGGCGACGGCCAGCGCTGCCTCCCCGGCGGCGAACCGGCCCTCGACCACCGCCCGCTTGGCCCCCTCCTGGACCCGTGACGCGTCCGCGCGCCCGCCGCCGAGCAGCGACAGCCCGGTGACCACCATCGTCTTGCCCGCGCCGGTCTCCCCCGTGAGCACGGTGAGCCCGGGATCGAGCTCGAGGGTGGCGTCGTCGATCACGCCGAGCCCCTGGATCCGCATCTCGGCCAGCATGTGTCGGAGGGTACGGGCGCCCCCCGACAGTTCCGGACGAGGAGGGCCGGCTACGGCTTCGGAGCCCCGCGCCAGCCGCGGACCGGCAGGTCGAACTTGCGGACGAGCCGGTCGGCGAAGGGCTGCCCGTCCAGGCGCACCATCCGCACCCCCTGCTCCCCGCGGGAGAGCTCCACGCGCGCCCCGGGCGGCAGCTCGACGAGGCGGCGGCCGTCGCAGTCGAGCACCGCGGGCGGCCCGTTCGCGTCGATCTCCACGGCCACCTGCGAGTCCGGGGAGATCACCATCGGCCGGGCGAACAGCGCGTGCGCGTTGCTCGGCACCAGCAGCAGCGCCTCCACCTGCGGCCACACCAGCGGCCCGCCCGCGGAGAACGCGTACGCCGTGGAGCCGGTGGGCGTCGCGCAGAGCACGCCGTCGCAGCCGAACGCCGACACCGGCCGGCCGTCGACCTCCAGCACCACCTCGAGGATGCGCTCGCGCGTGCTCTTCTCGACGGCGGCCTCGTTGAGCGCCCAGGTGCGCGCCAGGACGTCGCCGTTGCGACGGGCGACGGCGTCGAGCGTCATCCGCTCCTCGACCCGGTAGCCGCCGGCGACGATGAGGTCGAGGGCCTCGCCGAGCGAGTCCTGCTCGGCCTCGGCCAGGAACCCCACCCGCCCGAGGTTGACGCCCAGCAGCGGCACCCCCACCGGGCGGGCCATCTCCGCGGCGCGCAGCAGCGTGCCGTCGCCGCCGAGGACCAGCACGACCTCCGCGCCCTCCGCGCACCCCGGGCGCCCGTCGACGATCCGGGGGGCGAGCGACGCGGGCAGGTCGCCGTCGCCGACCTCGGCCCACTCCTCGCCGATCACCCGGAGCCGGATGCCGTCGGCGGCGAGCCGGGCCGCGACCGCCGCGGCCGTGCGCCGGTTCGTCTCCCGCCCGGTGTGCAGGACGAGGACGACCTCCCGGGGCGTCACGCCGGCCCCTGCTCGACCGCGCGGGCGAGCACGTCGTCGCCGGCGTCCTCGCCGGTGCGGGCCAGCAGCAGGAAGTACTCGACGTTGCCCGACGGGCCGGGCAGCGGGCTCGCCTGCGCCCCGCGCAGCACCAGCCCGAGCGCCCGCGCGGCCGCCGCGACGTCGACGAGCGCGGAGCGGCGCAGCGCCGGGTCGCGCACGACCCCGCCGGACCCCAGCCGCTCGCGCCCCACCTCGAACTGCGGCTTCACCATCGGCAGCAGCACGCCGTCGGTGCAGGCCGCGAGCGCGGGCAGGACCGTGCGCAGGGAGATGAAGGACAGATCGGCGACGGTCACCGCGACCGTCCCGCCGATGTCGTCGGGGGTGAGCGCGCGGACGTTGGTGCGGTCGTGCACCCGCACGCGCCCGTCGCTGCGCAGCCGCCACACGAGCTGCCCGTAGCCGACGTCGACGGCCACGACCTCGGCCGCGCCCCGGTCGAGCAGCACGTCGGTGAAACCGCCGGTGGAGGCGCCGGCGTCGAGGCAGCGGGCGCCGGACACGTCGACGTCGAGGGCGTCCAGGGCGCCGATCAGCTTGTGCGCGCCGCGGGAGGCCCACTCGCGCTCGCCGGTCTCGCGGACGACGACCGGGGTGTCGCGGTCGACGACGGTGGCGGGCTTGCCGGCCACCACGCCGTGGACGGTGACGAGCCCCTGCTCGACCAGCTCGGCCGCCTGCTGCCGCGACCGGGCCAGGCCCCGCCGCACCAGCTCCGCGTCCAGCCGGGCCCGGGTGACCACCCGCGTCACGCCGAGCCCGCGGCCAGCGCGTCGCCCAGCGCGGTGTGCACCCGCTCGTAGGCGTCGACGTGCTCCGCGAGCGGGCGCTCGGCCAGGGCGTCGAGGCCGGCCATCGCCGCGGCGACGGCCGCGCGCGGGTCGGGCCCGCGCGGGTCGGTCGGGCGGGGGGGTCCCGGGATCGGGACGGTCATGGTCGGGCTCCGGCCGGGTCGGGGGTGTCGGCTCCCGCCACGGTAGCCGGGACGAGCCCCAGCTCGCCGAGGACCCGCATAGCCCCCTCACCCGACGGTGAGACGCGCGCCGGCCCGCCGCCCGCGGCCCAGTGCGCCGCGCACAGGGCGCGCAGCGCATCGAGCGCGTGGCCGTCGCCGGAGAGCTCCAGGCCCCCGTCGGACGCCCGCACGTCCCACCCGGGGCGCGGCCCCGGGGCCAGCTCGTCGGCGGGCAGCGCCAGCGCGGCCATGTCGGCGCCGATCAGGTCCGGGCGCAGCGCGGGCGGCGCGCCCAGCAGCTCGGTGGCGTCGGAGACGCCGGTGAGCACCAGCAGCGTGGTCATCCCGGCGGCGCGGCCGCCCTCGACGTCGGTGTCCAGGCGGTCACCGATCATCAGCGGGTTCCGCGCGCCCGAGCGGCTCGCGGCCTCGTGCAGCAGCGCGGGCGCGGGCTTGCCCGCCACCTGCGGCTCCCGCCCCGACGCCATGCGCAGGGCGGCCACCATCGACCCGTTGCCGGGCAGCGGCCCGCGCTCGGTGGGCAGGGTCGGGTCGACGTTGCACGCCACCCAGACCGCCCCCGCCCGCAGCGCGACCGTGGCCTCGGCCAGCACCCGCCAGCCCGTCTCCGGGTTGTGGCCCTGCACGACGGCGGCGGCCTCCGCGGCGTCGGCGGTGACCGTGAGCCCGACCCGCGTCACCTCCTCGGCGAGCGCCTCGGTGCCCACGACCAGCACCGCCGCACGCGGCGGGAGCTGCGCGGCGAGCATGGTCGCGGCGGCCTGCGAGCTGGCGACGACCTCCCGCTCGGTGGCGGGGAACCCCAGCTCCACCAGGTGCGCGGCCACGTCGACCGGCCGGCGGGAGGCGTTGTTGGTGACGTACATCGTCGCTAGGCCCCGCTCCTGCGCCGCCAGCACGGCCTCCACCGCCCCCGGCACCGCGACCGCGCCGCGGTAGAGGGTGCCGTCGAGGTCGGCGAGCAGGACGTCGTGCCGGTCCAGCGGGGTGGTCACCGGGAGGTGCCCCCCGTCCCGTCCGCCTCGTCCGGCTCCTGCGCCGGGCTCGCCGGCTCGGCGACGTCGTCGGCCTCGTCGGCCTCCACCACGACCTCGTCCGCCGCCGACCCCACCGGCTCGGTGGTGACCACGTCGGCCGGCACCTCGACGACGACCTCGTCGACCGGTGCAGCGGTGACGGGGACGTCGACGACGGGGACCTCGACCGCGGCCGCTTCGCTCTCGACACCGTCGGTCGGTCCGTCGATCGGGCCCTCGTCGACCGGGCCGTCGGCGGCCACGCCCTCGTCAGCCTCGACTTCGTCATCCGGCCCATCGGCCGCGACCCCGTCGACCACAGCCTCGTCGACAGCCTCCTCGACCAGCGCGTCGTCGACCACGGGCTCCTCGCCCGCCAGGTCCTCGACCGGCTCCTCCACCGCGGCCGTCCCAGCCCCAGCCCCGTCGGCCAGCTCCTCGACCTGGTCGAGGTCGGCCTCGTCCGCCACCGGGTCGCCCACCGGATCCTCGGCCTCGGCGGCGGGCTCGACCTCCACGACGACGTCCCCGTCCTCCACCCCGAAGGCGAAGTCGTCGGCGTCGTCCGGGTCCTCGCCGGTGATCTCGGCGATGCGGCCCATGGCGTCGGTCTCGCCCTCGGCGTCGGCGTCGGCCGCGTGCACGAACCACTGCAGCGCGTCGGACTCGCGCCCGGCGGCCAGCAGGTTGTCGGCGTAGGCGTAGAACAGCCGCGGGCTCCAGGGCTCGCGCCGCGTGGGCTCGAGCTCCGGGAGCTGCAGGCCGACGACCGCGGCGTCGAGCTCACCGAGGTCGCGCCGCGCACCGGCCGCCACGATGGCCAGCTCGATCCGCTCGGCCGTGCCCAGCTCGGACGCCTCCGGCCCGCGCGCGATGTCGATCGCCCGCTCGGGGCGCCCGAGGGCGCGCTCGATGTCGGCCATCACGGGCAGGTGCACCGGCCCGCCGCCCATCCGCCGGGCCGCGCGGAGCTCCGCGAGCGCCTCGGCCCACTCCCCCGCGTGGTACGCCGTGATCCCGGCGGCCTCGCGGACCACCGCGATCCGCGACGCCCTCCGCCTCGCGTACCGCGCGTGCTCCAGGGCGAGCTCGGGGTCCTCCTCGACGAGGGTCCCCGCCGCCACGAGGTGCCGCGCGACGCTGTCGGCGGTGTCCTTCTGCAGCCCGCGCAGGTCGCGGCGGACCTCCGGGTCGAGCGCCGCCACGGTGAACTCGTCGCTCAGCGCGGGCTCCGCGACGAACGACGCCCGCGCCGACTCCGGCACCCCCGCCCGCTCACGGGCACCGCCCGTGGCCGGGCGCCGGTCGTCGGACCGGCGGTCGGTGCGGCGGTCGCCCGAGGGGCGGTCGGAGCGTCCGGTCCGCTCGGCGAAGGGGCGGCCCGCGGACGAGCCGCGGTCCGGCCGGTCCCCCGACCGCGCCGGCCGACGGTCCGCGCTGTCGCGCCGGGGCCCGTCCTCGCGGCGCTCGCGGTACGGGCGGTCCGACGCCGGACGGTCCGATCCGGCCCGGTCCGCACGCGGGCGGTCCGATGCGGGACGGTCCGAGGTGGGGCGGTCGGAGACGGGACGGTCGGACCTCGCGCGATCCGAGGCCGAGCGGTCGTACGACGGCCGGTCCGAGGCGGGGCGGTCGGACGTGGGACGGCTGGATGCCGGGCGGTCGGACGTCGTGCGTGACGGCCGGTCGTCCCGACGGTCCCCTACCGGGCGGGACCCGGCGCGCTCGTCGTCACGACGCGGAGCGCGGTCGTCGCGCCCGCCCTGGTGGCCCCCGGAGCGCTGGCCCGAGCCCTGGTACCCACCGCGGTCGCCGCGCGAACCCCTGTCGTCACGAGGGCTGTCGTCACGGGAACCCTGGTACCCGGAGCGCCGGTCGTCCCGGTTGCCCTGGTAGCCGGCACGACGCTCCTCGCGGTTGCCCGTCTGCGATCCCGCGTCGTCCCGTGATCCCTTGTAGCCGGCGCCCTGGTAGCCGGCTCCCTTGCCGCCCGAGCCCTGGTAACCGGATCCCTGGTAGCCGGAGCCGCGCCGGTCCGCAGACCCCTGGCCGCCGCCGGACCCCTGGTAGCCGGACGAGCGCGGCCGGTCGGACGATCCCTGGTAGCCACCGGTCCCCTCGCGGTCGGACGAGCCCCGGTACCCACCGGAGCCGCCCGACGGACGGTCGGAGCCGGGACGACGGTCGGACGAGCCGGACCGACCCCGGTCGTCGCGACCCTGGTAGCCGCCGCTGCGGCCGGCCGGGCGGTCGTCGCGCGCCGGACGTCGGTCGTCGGAGCGATCGCCTCGGGGTGCGGAGCCGCCGTCGCGCCGGTCGCCACCCGGACGGTCACCGCCACGCGAGTCCGGACGGGACCGGTCGCTCCACGTGCTGCGAGCCGGACGGTCCGAGCCCCCCGTCGTGCCGCCGGTGCGCTCCTTGCCGCCGTAGCCGCCCCTGCGGTCGTCGGAGCCCCCGCGGCGGTCGTCGGACCGTGCGGGACCGTCGGAGCGCCAGCCGGAGCCACCGCGGGTGTCGGGACGTCCACCGCCGCCACCGCGGTAGCCGCGGTCGTCACGCGCACCGCGGTCGTCGCGCGATCCGCGGTCGTCCCGGGACGGTGCACCGCGTCCACCGCGGTCGTCGTCATGCCGGGCGCCGCCGTAGGAGGGCCGGTCGCCGCGCGAACCGCCGTCGTCCTTCCGGGAGTAGCCGCCGCCAGACCGCCCGCCGGCGTACCCGCCCCCCTGGGGACGGTCGTCACGCCGCCGGTCCGACGAGCCACGCGCGCGGGAGTCGGACCAGCCGCTCCCCACGCCGCCGGAACCGCCGGCCCCACCACTGCGACGGGAATCGCCACGGGAATCACGGCCGGAACCGGATCCACCTCGCGACGGGTTTCCGCGTCGTTCTCCACCTGATCGATCTTGTCGTGCCGGGGAGCCGCCGCGATCATCCCGTCGCGGGCGGTCATCGCCGGAACCATCCGCGATACTCACCGACAGAGGATACAAAAAAGTGGGCCCCCGCCTGACGGCGGGGGCCCACAAATCATGTTTGATGTCGGCGGCGACCTACTCTCCCACACCCTGACAGGTGCAGTACCATCGGCGCTGGAGGGCTTAGCTTCCGGGTTCGGGATGGGACCGGGCGTTCCCCCTCCGCCATAACCACCGACAACACTATCCAACTAGTGTCGTACTCGATCAAAGCGTATACAATTAGTGGATGCGAACACGAGACGCAGTCTCATCGAACCGATTCGCAACCCGACCACACAGTGTTTGTGTGTTCAGGGTCGCACAGTGGATGCGAACAACTCGTCATGAACAAGCCCTCGGCCTATTAGTACCAGTCAACTCCACCCGTTGCCGGGCTTCCATCTCTGGCCTATCAACCCAGTGGTCTGCTGGGGGCCTTAACCACGCAAGGTGGTGGGAGACCTCATCTTGGAACAGGCTTCCCGCTTAGATGCCTTCAGCGGTTATCCCTTCCGAACATAGCCAACCAGCCGTGCCCCTGGCGGGACAACTGGCACACCAGAGGTCCGTCCGTCCCGGTCCTCTCGTACTAGGGACAGCCTTCCTCAAGTCTCCTGCGCGCGCGGCGGATAGGGACCGAACTGTCTCACGACGTTCTAAACCCAGCTCGCGTACCGCTTTAATGGGCGAACAGCCCAACCCTTGGGACCTACTCCAGCCCCAGGATGCGACGAGCCGACATCGAGGTGCCAAACCATGCCGTCGATATGGACTCTTGGGCAAGATCAGCCTGTTATCCCCGGGGTACCTTTTATCCGTTGAGCGACACCCCTTCCACCAGGTGGTGCCGGATCACTAGTCCCGACTTTCGTCCCTGCTCGACCTGTCGGTCTCACAGTCAAGCTCCCTTGTGCACTTACACTCAACACCTGATTGCCAACCAGGCTGAGGGAACCTTTGGGCGCCTCCGTTACATTTTGGGAGGCAACCGCCCCAGTTAAACTACCCACCAGGCACTGTCCCTGAACCAGATCATGGCCCGAGGTTGAGACACCCAATTCGACCAGAGTGGTATTTCAACAATGACTCCACAACCACTGGCGTGGCCGCTTCACAGTCTCCCACCTATCCTACACAAGCCGAACCGAGCACCAATACCAAGCTGTAGTAAAGGTCCCGGGGTCTTTCCGTCCTGCCGCGCGTAACGAGCATCTTTACTCGTAGTGCAATTTCGCCGAGTCTGTGGTCGAGACAGCGCCCAAGTCGTTACGCCATTCGTGCAGGTCGGAACTTACCCGACAAGGAATTTCGCTACCTTAGGATGGTTATAGTTACCACCGCCGTTTACTGGCGCTTAAATTCTCCGCTTCGCCCCGAAGGACTAACAGGTCCTCTTAACGTTCCAGCACCGGGCAGGCGTCAGTCCGTATACATCGTCTTGCGACTTCGCACGGACCTGTGTTTTTAGTAAACAGTCGCTTGGGCCTGGTCTCTGCGACCGGACACCGCTAGCCCGCAAGGAGCTTCACAGCAGCCGGTCCTCCTTCTCCCGAAGTTACGGAGGTATTTTGCCGAGTTCCTTAACCACAGTTCACTCGATCGCCTTAGTATTCTCTACCTGACCACCTGTGTCGGTTTGGGGTACGGGCCGCAACAGCACTCGCTAGAGGCTTTTCTCGGCAGCATGGGATCACTCTACTTCGCCTCAATCGGCTACGCGTCACCTCTCACCCTTGTATGACACCCGGATTTACCTGGATGTCGGGCTACAGGCTTGCACCAGTACTACCATTCACTGGCGGAGCTACCCTCCTGCGTCACCCCATCGCTTGCCTACTACCGGATCGGGTCCCACGCTCCCCCAACAAACCAACCCAAAGGTCGGTAAGCGGGTTCGGATGGTTAGCATCACCGGCCTCAGCACGGACGCACTATCACGGGCACGGGAATATCAACCCGTTGTCCATCGACTACGCCTGTCGGCCTCGCCTTAGGTCCCGGCTCACCCTGGGCGGATTAACCTGGCCCAGGAACCCTTGGTCATTCGGCGGCAGAGGTTCTCACTCTGCATTCGCTACTCATGCCTGCATTCTCACTCGCACACCCTCCACGACTGGGTCACCCCGCCGCTTCACTGGATGCACGACGCTCCCCTACCCAACACCACGACTACACAACCAGGCCCGAAGACCAGGAAGCGGATCTCATGTGGTATTGCCACGGCTTCGGCGGTGCGCTTGAGCCCCGCTACATTGTCGGCGCAGGACCACTTGACCAGTGAGCTATTACGCACTCTTTAAAGGGTGGCTGCTTCTAAGCCAACCTCCTGGTTGTCTGGGCGATCCCACATCCTTTCCCACTTAGCGCACGCTTAGGGGCCTTAGCCGGTGATCTGGGCTGTTTCCCTCTCGACTATGAAGCTTATCCCCCACAGTCTCACTGCCGCGCTAGAAATACCGGCATTCGGAGTTTGGTTGAGTTCAGTAAGATTTTGGTCCCCCTAGCCCATCCAGTGCTCTACCTCCGGCATCCACCACGCGACGCTGCACCTAAATGCATTTCGGGGAGAACCAGCTATCACGGAGTTTGATTGGCCTTTCACCCCCTACCCACAGCTCATCCCCCCAGGTTTTCAACCCTGGTGGGTTCGGTCCTCCACGACGTCTTACCGTCGCTTCAACCTGGCCATGGGTAGATCACTCCGCTTCGGGTCTACACCCCGCGACTCAGACGCCCTATTCAGACTCGCTTTCGCTACGGCTACCCCACACGGGTTAACCTCGCCACGAAGCATAACTCGCAGGCTCATTCTTCAAAAGGCACGCCATCACCCAAAGGCTCTGACGGCTTGTAGGCACACGGTTTCAGGTACTATTTCACTCCCCTCCCGGGGTACTTTTCATCTTTCCCTCACGGTACTAGTCCGCTATCGGTCATCAGGGAGTATTTAGGCTTACCGGGTGGTCCCGGCAGATTCACAGCAAATTCCACGAGCTCGCTGCTACTCGGGAGCATCATCCACCACGCGTGTCGGGTTTTCGCGTACGGGGCTCTCACCCACTACGGCAACCCTTTCCAGAAGTCTTCCGCTAACGCGACACCACGCAGTCAGGCAGACGGCAGTCCACCTACGACGACATCCCACAACACCCACATCGCAACGCCTGCCGGCTTGACACGACATAGGTTTAGCCTCTTCCGCTTTCGCTCGCCACTACTCACGGAATCACGGTTGTTTTCTCTTCCTGTGGGTACTGAGATGTTTCACTTCCCCACGTTCCCTCCAACACCCTATGTATTCAGATGCTGGTAACACCCCATGACGGGTGCTGGGTTTCCCCATTCGGACATCCTCGGATCACAGCTCGGTTGACAGCTCCCCGAGGCCTATCGCGGCCTCCCACGTCCTTCATCGGCTCCTGATGCCTAGACATCCACCATGTGCCCTTAAACACTTGTTCACAACAAGATGCTCGCATCCACTATGCAACACTCAACACACAACCACACCCCAACCCTCAATCGACCACCACCACCCCAACACCCGCCACCGACAACCAAGCCAGCAACAGAAGTGAAGCGTTAGACGGTCCAGGCCAGGAGCAGCCAGAGAAAACCCTGCAAGCAGGTGTCCCCTCAGGACCCAACAGCGTGCCGAACACCCACACCCATGACAGGAGCAGGAAGATGTGAAAGGTCTACTTGGTCTCTA contains these protein-coding regions:
- the recN gene encoding DNA repair protein RecN — translated: MLAEMRIQGLGVIDDATLELDPGLTVLTGETGAGKTMVVTGLSLLGGGRADASRVQEGAKRAVVEGRFAAGEAALAVADEVGADADEDGTLIAVRTVGADGRSRAHLGGRSVPVGVLSRLAEATLAVHGQNDQLRLLRPAEQRALLDRFAGDAVAGPLARYRSVRAEWQKVAAELVERRDGARRMAQEADLLRHGLTEIGAVDPQPGEDSELQAQARRLAAADELREVAVLAQVALVGAEEGDPDAPAALALIGDARHRLAGSGDDELAALDARLGEVLALLADVGAELTDYLGRLDADPERLAAVLSRQAELKALTRKYAADVDGVLAWAEEARGRLDGLDTSEETLGLLAERRDALAEELAGHAEEVTAARVEAAERLAAGTTAELGGLAMADARLLVDVRPRPAGPDAPDALTVGGLRLTAGTTGVDDVELRLVAHGGATPQPLHKGASGGELSRVMLALEVALAGADPVPTMVFDEVDAGVGGRAAVEIGRRLARLAARHQVIVVTHLPQVAAYADRHLVVDKSVPTGAGTDRARSRVRTLAEGDRIVELARMLAGLDDTDTGRAHAEELLGAARAHREADRAPAAKRGAARKGAAKRTR
- a CDS encoding NAD kinase, translated to MTPREVVLVLHTGRETNRRTAAAVAARLAADGIRLRVIGEEWAEVGDGDLPASLAPRIVDGRPGCAEGAEVVLVLGGDGTLLRAAEMARPVGVPLLGVNLGRVGFLAEAEQDSLGEALDLIVAGGYRVEERMTLDAVARRNGDVLARTWALNEAAVEKSTRERILEVVLEVDGRPVSAFGCDGVLCATPTGSTAYAFSAGGPLVWPQVEALLLVPSNAHALFARPMVISPDSQVAVEIDANGPPAVLDCDGRRLVELPPGARVELSRGEQGVRMVRLDGQPFADRLVRKFDLPVRGWRGAPKP
- a CDS encoding TlyA family RNA methyltransferase, whose translation is MVTRARLDAELVRRGLARSRQQAAELVEQGLVTVHGVVAGKPATVVDRDTPVVVRETGEREWASRGAHKLIGALDALDVDVSGARCLDAGASTGGFTDVLLDRGAAEVVAVDVGYGQLVWRLRSDGRVRVHDRTNVRALTPDDIGGTVAVTVADLSFISLRTVLPALAACTDGVLLPMVKPQFEVGRERLGSGGVVRDPALRRSALVDVAAAARALGLVLRGAQASPLPGPSGNVEYFLLLARTGEDAGDDVLARAVEQGPA
- a CDS encoding HAD-IIA family hydrolase, which codes for MTTPLDRHDVLLADLDGTLYRGAVAVPGAVEAVLAAQERGLATMYVTNNASRRPVDVAAHLVELGFPATEREVVASSQAAATMLAAQLPPRAAVLVVGTEALAEEVTRVGLTVTADAAEAAAVVQGHNPETGWRVLAEATVALRAGAVWVACNVDPTLPTERGPLPGNGSMVAALRMASGREPQVAGKPAPALLHEAASRSGARNPLMIGDRLDTDVEGGRAAGMTTLLVLTGVSDATELLGAPPALRPDLIGADMAALALPADELAPGPRPGWDVRASDGGLELSGDGHALDALRALCAAHWAAGGGPARVSPSGEGAMRVLGELGLVPATVAGADTPDPAGARP